The window CCATCGTGCTGTTCACCCTCGCGTACGTCGGCGTGCGTGCCGTGGCGCGCCGGGTGGGCCGGGAGAGCCGTCGGGCCTGATCGGGGCGGTGCCGCGGAAAGCCGACGGGTTCGCGCATTGTTCTTGAATGGTCGCTCATGTATTTTCTTCTCATGCCCAGACCGCGAGAGTTCGAGCCCGACGCCGTTCTGAATGTGGCCATGCTTCGGTTCTGGGAGCGCGGGTACCGGGCGGTGTCCGTCGAGGATCTGGTGAAGGCGACGGGAGTCAAGCCCGGCAGCCTCTACAGCGCCTTCCCGGGCGGCAAGCGCGCGCTGTTCCTGAAGTCGCTGGAGCGGTACTCGCGGCTGGTGGTCCCCGAGAAGCTGGGCGAGCTGGAGGCTCCGGGCGCCTCGGTGAGCGAGATCCGCGGGTACTTCGACGGGCTGGTGCGTGATCTGCTCAGCCCCGAGGGGCGGCAGGGCTGCCTGCTCGTGAACACGGCGATCGAGAACGCGGCCGAGGATGACGAGGCGGCGGCCGTCGTCCGTGGCCACCTGGCCCGGCTGGAGCGGTGCATGACCCACGCACTGGAGAACGCGGCCCGCAGGGGGCAGGTCCGAGCCTCCCTGGACTGCGCCGGCAGCGCCAAGCTGCTGGTCGCCACCTGTCAGGGGCTCATGGTCGTCGG is drawn from Streptomyces sp. NBC_01232 and contains these coding sequences:
- a CDS encoding TetR/AcrR family transcriptional regulator, coding for MPRPREFEPDAVLNVAMLRFWERGYRAVSVEDLVKATGVKPGSLYSAFPGGKRALFLKSLERYSRLVVPEKLGELEAPGASVSEIRGYFDGLVRDLLSPEGRQGCLLVNTAIENAAEDDEAAAVVRGHLARLERCMTHALENAARRGQVRASLDCAGSAKLLVATCQGLMVVGKANPDEVLLRAIVDNAFAALA